In the Palaeococcus pacificus DY20341 genome, one interval contains:
- a CDS encoding aspartate/glutamate racemase family protein, with amino-acid sequence MKKIGIIGGMSPESTLYYYKKFIHVSREKFEPHFYPEFVIYSINFKEFKDNPEGWEGRKRILINAAKALERAGAEVIGISANTPHIVFPEVQKAINVEMVSIIDAVAEEARRRGLKKLLLLGTKTTMSMPFYKEALKERGFGVVTPNEAEIEEINRIIFEELMFENFKGKSYLVELIEMYAKEMGIEGVILGCTELPLAIKQGDVSVEVLDTAEIHIRALIERA; translated from the coding sequence ATGAAAAAGATAGGCATAATTGGGGGAATGAGTCCGGAATCAACACTCTACTATTACAAAAAATTTATTCATGTATCAAGGGAGAAGTTTGAGCCCCACTTTTATCCAGAGTTTGTGATATACAGCATAAACTTCAAGGAGTTTAAAGACAACCCCGAAGGCTGGGAAGGGAGGAAGAGGATTCTAATAAACGCGGCAAAGGCTCTGGAGAGAGCAGGCGCTGAGGTCATTGGAATCTCTGCAAATACGCCGCACATAGTGTTTCCCGAGGTTCAAAAGGCCATTAATGTGGAGATGGTAAGCATAATAGATGCTGTTGCAGAAGAAGCCAGGAGGAGAGGCCTCAAAAAGCTCCTTCTTCTTGGAACGAAAACGACTATGAGCATGCCCTTCTACAAAGAGGCGCTCAAAGAGAGGGGCTTTGGGGTTGTAACACCAAATGAAGCAGAGATTGAGGAGATAAACAGGATAATCTTTGAAGAGCTCATGTTTGAAAACTTTAAGGGCAAGTCTTATCTCGTGGAGCTTATAGAAATGTATGCGAAGGAGATGGGAATTGAAGGGGTAATCCTCGGCTGCACTGAGCTTCCTTTAGCAATAAAACAAGGTGATGTAAGCGTTGAAGTTTTGGACACCGCAGAGATTCATATTAGGGCTTTAATTGAGAGGGCTTAG
- the pepQ gene encoding Xaa-Pro dipeptidase PepQ: MKSRIEKVQAYLSENEIDAALITRNENLFYFTGSSPVLGGYLIITPDESTFFVPELEHEQAKEESSVPVEKFKKLDELYEHFKRFKVLGVEGSMSLSFSNQLKEKAEIKDLKIIDELIKESRIVKTPQEIEVIEAACKIADMAMMVALEEISEGKTEREIAAKMEYIMKTHGAEKPAFDTIIASGWRSALPHGVASDKRIEKGELVVIDEGALYGHYHSDITRTIVVGSPNEKQKEIYEIVLEAQKAAVEAAKPGMTAKELDSVARDIIKEYGYGDYFIHSLGHGVGLAIHEWPRVSQADETELKEGMVITIEPGIYIPKLGGVRIEDTVVITKNGARRLTKTERELI, encoded by the coding sequence ATGAAGTCCAGGATAGAAAAAGTTCAAGCTTACCTTTCTGAAAATGAAATTGATGCCGCACTAATAACAAGAAATGAAAATTTGTTTTATTTTACGGGAAGTTCACCCGTTCTAGGGGGTTACTTAATCATAACTCCAGATGAGAGCACTTTTTTCGTTCCAGAGCTTGAACACGAACAGGCAAAAGAGGAATCCTCCGTTCCTGTTGAGAAGTTTAAAAAGCTCGATGAACTTTACGAACACTTTAAGAGATTCAAAGTTTTAGGCGTTGAAGGTTCCATGAGCTTATCTTTCAGCAACCAGCTTAAGGAAAAAGCCGAGATTAAGGATTTAAAGATCATAGATGAGCTTATCAAAGAGTCCAGAATAGTAAAAACTCCTCAAGAGATAGAAGTCATTGAAGCTGCTTGTAAAATAGCAGATATGGCAATGATGGTCGCATTGGAGGAAATAAGCGAAGGAAAAACAGAGAGAGAAATAGCGGCTAAGATGGAGTATATAATGAAAACACATGGCGCCGAAAAGCCTGCTTTTGATACGATAATAGCGAGCGGCTGGCGTTCGGCCTTGCCTCACGGAGTAGCTAGCGATAAGAGGATTGAAAAAGGAGAGCTTGTAGTCATTGATGAAGGAGCATTGTATGGGCACTATCACTCTGATATAACAAGGACTATCGTAGTCGGCTCACCCAACGAGAAACAAAAAGAGATTTATGAGATAGTCTTGGAGGCTCAAAAGGCTGCTGTTGAAGCTGCAAAACCCGGAATGACGGCCAAAGAGCTCGATAGCGTTGCAAGAGATATTATAAAAGAGTATGGCTATGGAGATTACTTCATCCATAGCTTAGGACACGGAGTGGGTTTGGCAATTCACGAGTGGCCTAGGGTTAGTCAAGCAGACGAAACAGAGCTAAAAGAGGGTATGGTTATAACCATCGAGCCCGGTATATACATTCCAAAGCTTGGCGGCGTTAGAATTGAGGACACGGTCGTTATCACAAAGAACGGCGCAAGAAGGCTAACAAAAACTGAAAGAGAACTAATTTAA
- the taw2 gene encoding tRNA(Phe) (4-demethylwyosine(37)-C(7)) aminocarboxypropyltransferase Taw2 has product MSRRSTRVIKPRIKEILSETLPSGLVDKLPKRWVQIGDVLILPLREELLPYKYEIAKVYAEVLEVKTVLRKGWILGEFREPHYEIIYGHDPITIHKENGILYKLDASRIMFSPANVKERVRMASIAKPNELVVDMFAGIGHLSLPIAKHCKAKVIAIEKSPYTFRFLVENIELNRVQDRMTAYNIDNREFKGENIADRILMGYVISTHEFIPKALEIAKDEAVIHYHNTVPERLMPKEPFATFQKTAREHGYEVELLEEHVIKRYAPGVWHVVLDLRVFKK; this is encoded by the coding sequence ATGAGTAGGAGAAGCACCAGAGTAATAAAGCCCCGCATAAAAGAAATTTTAAGCGAAACACTGCCCAGTGGGTTAGTTGATAAACTGCCGAAGCGATGGGTTCAGATTGGTGATGTTTTAATTCTTCCTCTTAGGGAAGAACTTCTCCCATATAAATATGAGATAGCAAAAGTCTATGCTGAAGTCCTCGAGGTTAAGACCGTTCTTAGGAAAGGCTGGATTTTGGGGGAGTTTAGAGAGCCTCACTACGAGATAATTTATGGGCATGACCCAATAACAATTCATAAGGAGAACGGCATCCTCTACAAGCTCGATGCCTCAAGAATAATGTTCTCTCCCGCCAACGTCAAGGAAAGGGTGAGGATGGCGAGTATAGCAAAGCCAAACGAACTCGTGGTAGATATGTTCGCGGGCATAGGCCATCTCTCACTGCCAATAGCAAAGCACTGTAAGGCGAAGGTAATTGCAATAGAGAAGAGCCCTTACACCTTCCGCTTTTTGGTGGAGAACATAGAGCTCAATAGGGTCCAAGATAGAATGACTGCTTACAATATTGACAACCGCGAGTTCAAGGGCGAAAACATAGCGGACAGAATTTTGATGGGATATGTTATAAGCACACATGAGTTTATACCAAAAGCCTTGGAGATAGCGAAGGACGAGGCGGTAATCCACTACCACAACACGGTCCCCGAGCGCTTGATGCCTAAAGAACCATTCGCAACATTCCAAAAAACAGCGAGGGAGCACGGCTACGAGGTGGAGCTTTTAGAGGAGCACGTAATAAAGCGCTATGCCCCAGGAGTTTGGCACGTCGTTCTTGACTTGAGGGTGTTTAAGAAATGA
- a CDS encoding DUF190 domain-containing protein, translating into MVEIEHWNTLRMKVYIGENDIYKGKPLYKAIVEKLREMGMAGATVYRGILGFGKKSKLHSAEVLRLSADLPIVIEVVDKGYKIEKAVNEIKPMIKDGMITVEPVIVVWVGTREEVEKLEEDAVREK; encoded by the coding sequence ATGGTTGAAATTGAGCACTGGAATACGCTTAGGATGAAAGTTTATATTGGAGAAAACGACATTTACAAGGGAAAGCCTCTTTACAAGGCCATAGTCGAAAAGCTTAGAGAGATGGGCATGGCTGGGGCTACTGTTTATAGGGGCATACTCGGCTTTGGCAAGAAGAGTAAGCTGCACTCAGCAGAGGTTTTAAGGCTCTCAGCAGACTTACCTATAGTTATAGAGGTCGTCGATAAGGGATACAAGATAGAGAAGGCTGTTAATGAGATTAAGCCTATGATAAAGGACGGCATGATAACAGTCGAGCCTGTTATAGTGGTTTGGGTTGGTACGAGAGAGGAGGTAGAAAAGCTTGAGGAAGATGCTGTGAGGGAGAAGTAG
- a CDS encoding DUF192 domain-containing protein codes for MLINKTKNKVWHGRVKLADSFFKRFRGLMLKPKINYALVFILPAETRLNSSIHMFFMLQSIDVIFLDGDKRVVDVKRAKPWRIYVPKKAAKYVIETPNGVAGYLSIEIGDKIDWTIEDEKKKAVPAPIEAINKLGVKNMNSSISLAEPKPKVKER; via the coding sequence ATGCTCATCAACAAAACCAAAAACAAAGTATGGCACGGTAGGGTTAAATTAGCGGACAGCTTCTTCAAGCGCTTTAGAGGACTAATGCTAAAGCCCAAGATAAACTACGCTCTGGTTTTCATACTTCCAGCCGAAACTAGGCTTAACTCATCTATCCACATGTTCTTTATGCTCCAAAGCATAGATGTTATATTTTTGGACGGGGATAAGAGAGTTGTGGACGTGAAAAGAGCTAAACCATGGCGGATTTACGTGCCAAAAAAAGCCGCTAAATATGTGATAGAAACCCCAAACGGCGTAGCTGGATACTTAAGTATCGAAATAGGTGATAAAATAGACTGGACTATTGAGGATGAAAAGAAAAAAGCCGTTCCAGCACCTATAGAAGCCATAAACAAACTTGGAGTTAAAAACATGAACAGCTCAATAAGCTTAGCTGAGCCAAAGCCTAAAGTAAAAGAACGCTAA
- a CDS encoding prenyltransferase/squalene oxidase repeat-containing protein: MGSELHELKRYINVDALLRYVEERRHEDGGYCFVSLLAETNINDTYHAVKIYDLLGLDVPNKDETVEFLYNSIKPQQATVALAMAVEGLAILGAKDLAKEKLGLLFEKYNPIEGKFAVGLGGSEEFGASTPLEATYWVLKALSALDYELDDEVKNSIKEFINGFKKREGYGVKQPTTTMTYHALSSLSRLGFEVQKTNLFKECEVYGGFTEVPLSLPPYLEPTFYAIFGLELIGDAPTYIRAHINFIRALQNSNGGFRRSLEMGISNFQNSYRALKSLVKLLKSDWEVK; this comes from the coding sequence ATGGGCTCGGAGCTTCATGAGTTGAAAAGATACATTAACGTGGATGCCCTTTTGAGATACGTTGAAGAGAGAAGGCATGAGGATGGGGGCTACTGCTTTGTGAGTCTCTTGGCAGAGACAAATATAAACGATACTTACCATGCAGTTAAAATCTATGATCTCCTTGGATTGGATGTTCCAAATAAAGATGAGACTGTTGAATTTTTGTATAACTCTATAAAGCCGCAGCAGGCCACAGTAGCTTTGGCTATGGCAGTTGAGGGATTGGCGATTCTAGGAGCAAAAGATCTCGCAAAGGAAAAGCTCGGTTTACTCTTTGAGAAGTACAATCCTATAGAGGGCAAATTTGCTGTAGGTTTGGGTGGAAGTGAGGAGTTTGGAGCTTCAACGCCTTTAGAGGCGACTTATTGGGTTTTGAAAGCTTTAAGTGCGCTTGATTATGAGCTTGATGATGAGGTAAAAAACTCTATTAAAGAGTTCATTAATGGCTTTAAAAAGAGGGAAGGATATGGAGTTAAGCAGCCCACCACAACGATGACGTATCATGCGTTGTCTTCCTTAAGTCGCTTGGGTTTTGAAGTCCAGAAAACGAACTTATTTAAAGAGTGTGAGGTTTACGGTGGCTTTACAGAGGTTCCGCTCTCACTACCACCTTATTTGGAACCCACCTTTTATGCAATCTTCGGACTGGAACTGATAGGGGATGCACCCACATACATAAGAGCTCACATCAACTTTATAAGAGCTCTCCAAAACTCCAACGGGGGATTTAGGCGATCCTTGGAAATGGGCATTTCGAACTTTCAAAATAGCTATAGGGCTCTGAAATCTCTAGTTAAGCTCTTGAAATCTGATTGGGAGGTTAAATGA
- a CDS encoding 30S ribosomal protein S8e, with protein sequence MAIWQGRSLKKPSGGKIIIARKKRKRELGREPAMTRVSDEEKKKIIRTYGGNRKVRLVEAVYANVFESGKGKKVKILSVIDNPANRQYIRRNIITKGAIIETEAGKAIVTSRPGQDGVVNAVLIKEENA encoded by the coding sequence ATGGCGATTTGGCAAGGAAGATCATTAAAGAAGCCTTCAGGTGGAAAGATTATAATCGCTAGAAAGAAGAGGAAGAGGGAGCTCGGAAGAGAGCCAGCTATGACAAGGGTCTCTGATGAGGAAAAGAAGAAGATTATTAGAACCTACGGTGGCAACAGAAAAGTCAGGCTCGTTGAAGCCGTTTATGCCAACGTCTTTGAAAGCGGTAAGGGCAAAAAGGTTAAGATATTGAGTGTTATTGACAACCCAGCCAACAGGCAGTACATTAGAAGAAACATAATAACAAAGGGAGCCATAATTGAGACTGAGGCTGGAAAGGCCATCGTTACTTCAAGACCAGGACAAGATGGCGTTGTTAACGCTGTTTTGATTAAGGAAGAAAACGCTTGA
- the trm5b gene encoding tRNA (guanine(37)-N1)-methyltransferase Trm5b — protein MLGIKVPLREGEKVRRKLLELGVLATDYKIKKDGKFLIFPVKSPVKGFEVVESEFEPVKKRPSSYREVVEVPNELRTLLPSSFDIIGDIAIIELPVELVSYGGNIGEAILEVHKGIKAVFMKGSKVSGTFRVRELLHLAGEERTETIHRENHIKLKLDVARVYYTPRLATERMRVFEKAKEGEIIFDMFAGVGPYAVLLAKKAGLVFACDINPWAVKYLEENKKLNKVENVIPILGDVRKVAGQIKADRVIMNLPKFAHEFLREAILSTKSGGVIHYYGFSHEENLFEVHEENIKRVAEKLGRSVEVIDERVVRPYAPYQYNVAIDFRVF, from the coding sequence ATGTTGGGAATTAAGGTTCCACTTAGAGAGGGAGAAAAAGTTAGAAGGAAGCTTTTGGAGTTAGGAGTATTGGCTACGGACTATAAAATTAAAAAAGATGGGAAATTCTTAATTTTTCCGGTTAAATCGCCTGTTAAAGGCTTTGAAGTTGTAGAAAGTGAGTTTGAGCCAGTTAAAAAGAGGCCCTCAAGCTATCGAGAAGTTGTTGAGGTTCCTAATGAGCTTAGAACTCTATTACCGAGCTCTTTTGATATAATAGGAGATATAGCGATTATTGAGCTTCCTGTTGAGCTCGTTTCTTATGGTGGAAATATAGGAGAAGCTATTCTTGAAGTCCACAAAGGGATAAAAGCGGTTTTTATGAAGGGAAGCAAAGTTTCCGGAACTTTTAGGGTTAGAGAGCTGCTCCATTTAGCGGGAGAGGAGAGAACTGAGACTATCCATAGAGAAAACCACATAAAGCTCAAGCTGGATGTTGCGAGAGTTTACTACACTCCACGCTTGGCCACTGAGAGAATGCGGGTTTTTGAGAAAGCAAAGGAAGGCGAGATAATTTTTGACATGTTTGCGGGTGTTGGCCCTTATGCAGTTCTATTAGCAAAGAAAGCTGGGCTCGTCTTTGCCTGCGACATAAATCCGTGGGCCGTTAAATACCTCGAAGAGAACAAAAAGCTCAACAAGGTTGAGAATGTTATACCAATCTTGGGAGATGTGAGAAAAGTTGCTGGTCAGATTAAGGCCGATAGGGTGATAATGAATCTTCCAAAATTTGCCCATGAATTCTTGAGGGAGGCTATTTTAAGCACTAAAAGTGGGGGAGTAATTCACTACTACGGTTTTTCTCATGAAGAGAACCTCTTTGAAGTGCACGAGGAGAATATTAAACGGGTTGCTGAAAAGCTTGGGAGGAGTGTTGAGGTAATTGACGAGAGAGTGGTTAGACCGTATGCCCCTTATCAGTACAACGTAGCTATCGATTTTAGAGTATTTTAG
- a CDS encoding gamma carbonic anhydrase family protein — protein MPVYELNGKKPKIHESAFVDEMASIIGDVVLEEKVNVWPSAILRGDIEQIYVGKGSNIQDNVSIHTSPGMPTIIGEHVTIGHNAVVHGAKIGDYTIIGMGAVVLDGAKIGKHVIVGAGALVPPGKEIPDYSLVVGVPGKVVRQLSEGEIEMTKKNAEVYLELAELHLTKRKKIE, from the coding sequence ATGCCAGTTTATGAACTGAATGGTAAGAAGCCTAAAATTCATGAGAGTGCTTTTGTTGATGAGATGGCCTCAATCATCGGGGATGTTGTTTTGGAGGAAAAGGTAAACGTTTGGCCTTCAGCAATTTTAAGGGGAGACATAGAACAGATTTATGTTGGAAAGGGCTCAAACATCCAAGATAACGTTAGTATACACACCTCTCCCGGAATGCCAACCATAATTGGAGAGCACGTCACAATAGGCCACAACGCCGTTGTCCACGGAGCAAAGATTGGGGACTACACAATCATAGGAATGGGTGCTGTAGTTCTCGACGGTGCAAAGATTGGAAAGCACGTTATAGTTGGCGCAGGCGCTTTAGTCCCACCAGGAAAGGAGATACCCGACTACAGCCTTGTTGTAGGCGTTCCAGGAAAAGTCGTTAGGCAGCTCAGCGAAGGCGAAATTGAAATGACTAAGAAGAACGCCGAGGTTTATTTGGAACTAGCAGAGCTCCACTTAACTAAGAGAAAGAAGATAGAGTGA
- a CDS encoding AIR synthase family protein, producing MLPGKVPPEKLKEIVFNHLGAKGERILIPPSVGVDASAVEFGDKVLVATSDPITGASKHIGFYAVNVNANDIATMGAKPKWFLVTILLPENADEALLREIMDDLDKSAKALGIAIIGGHTEVTVGLDRPIVMGAMLGETTKEKLTSAANAKAGDKIILTKGLAIEGTSIIASEREEELKNAFGEEFVERAKAFLWKISVVKDALIASEIGVSAMHDPTEGGVANGLHEMADASGLGFRVYWEKLLIAEETRKICEYFELNPFALISSGALLISAPKENAGKIVEALEREGIKASIIGEFLGEKETRVLIKNGKEQPLEQPETDELWKLF from the coding sequence ATGCTTCCGGGTAAAGTTCCACCAGAAAAGCTTAAGGAGATAGTTTTCAATCACTTAGGAGCGAAAGGTGAGAGAATTTTAATCCCCCCTAGTGTGGGAGTTGATGCTTCAGCGGTAGAGTTTGGTGATAAAGTCCTAGTGGCTACAAGCGACCCCATAACCGGTGCTTCAAAGCACATAGGGTTTTACGCTGTCAATGTGAATGCAAACGACATTGCCACAATGGGCGCTAAACCAAAATGGTTTTTAGTTACGATTTTGCTCCCTGAAAACGCAGATGAGGCGCTTTTGAGGGAAATAATGGATGACTTGGATAAGAGCGCTAAGGCGTTGGGAATCGCTATTATAGGCGGCCACACGGAAGTCACTGTGGGCCTAGACAGACCTATAGTGATGGGGGCTATGCTAGGAGAGACGACTAAAGAGAAGCTTACCTCAGCCGCAAACGCTAAAGCGGGTGACAAAATAATCCTCACCAAGGGACTTGCGATAGAGGGAACTTCCATAATAGCAAGCGAAAGAGAAGAGGAGCTTAAAAATGCGTTTGGAGAGGAGTTCGTAGAGAGAGCAAAGGCATTTCTCTGGAAGATAAGCGTTGTAAAAGATGCACTAATAGCGAGTGAAATCGGGGTTAGCGCTATGCACGACCCAACGGAGGGAGGTGTTGCCAACGGACTGCACGAGATGGCTGATGCGTCAGGCTTGGGTTTTAGGGTCTATTGGGAAAAGCTCCTTATAGCAGAGGAAACGAGGAAAATATGTGAATATTTTGAATTAAATCCGTTTGCATTGATAAGCTCTGGAGCACTTTTGATTTCAGCTCCCAAAGAAAATGCTGGGAAAATCGTGGAGGCACTTGAAAGGGAGGGCATCAAGGCCTCGATTATTGGGGAGTTCCTTGGAGAAAAAGAAACTCGAGTCCTCATAAAGAATGGGAAAGAACAGCCCCTTGAACAGCCTGAGACCGATGAGCTCTGGAAGCTCTTTTAG
- the crcB gene encoding fluoride efflux transporter CrcB, with amino-acid sequence MNARIALAVALGGALGALTRYGISGILPVYKDFPVGTLMVNALASFILGYIYGLLFFGYEIPSNWRVFLGTGFCGGLSTFSTFSYETFELLRDREYPLAFLNISANVIITLSLVFLGFLLARR; translated from the coding sequence ATGAATGCTAGGATAGCATTAGCTGTGGCATTAGGAGGTGCACTTGGAGCTTTAACTCGTTATGGAATTTCGGGAATACTGCCTGTTTACAAAGACTTTCCTGTAGGTACTCTTATGGTGAACGCCTTAGCCAGCTTTATCTTGGGCTATATCTATGGCCTGCTGTTTTTTGGATATGAAATTCCATCCAACTGGAGGGTTTTCCTAGGAACTGGCTTCTGTGGAGGCTTGAGCACTTTCTCAACTTTCTCCTATGAGACATTTGAGCTTTTGAGGGATAGGGAATATCCTTTAGCATTTCTAAACATCTCAGCAAACGTTATAATCACGCTTAGCTTAGTATTTTTAGGGTTCCTATTAGCGAGGAGGTGA
- the uppS gene encoding polyprenyl diphosphate synthase produces the protein MIYRVVSYIPHILFKPLYDLYEGYLFERVKSNGRIPKHVAIIMDGNRRWARKLEKPPWYGHLFGSQKLEEILDWCRELEIRTLTVYAFSTENFKRSEKEVNALMNLFEKKFRELIEDERVHRYGIRVNVLGRKELLPENVRKAAEDAERATKKYSNYYLNIALAYGGRSEIVDAIRKIVENLEQGEIRKEDINEELLKKYLYVPNMSDPDIVIRTGGEIRISNFLLYQIAYSELFFVDVYFPEFRKIDFLRIIREYQKRQRRFGR, from the coding sequence ATGATTTATAGAGTTGTCTCTTACATTCCTCATATTTTATTTAAGCCCCTCTATGACCTATATGAGGGCTATCTATTCGAGAGGGTAAAGTCTAATGGAAGAATTCCAAAGCATGTAGCTATTATAATGGACGGCAATAGAAGGTGGGCACGCAAATTGGAAAAGCCCCCCTGGTATGGTCACCTTTTCGGCTCCCAAAAGCTTGAGGAGATTTTAGACTGGTGCAGAGAGCTTGAGATAAGAACATTAACTGTTTACGCTTTCTCAACGGAGAACTTTAAGCGAAGCGAAAAGGAAGTAAATGCATTGATGAATCTCTTTGAGAAAAAGTTCAGGGAGTTAATAGAAGACGAAAGGGTGCACCGCTATGGGATTAGGGTGAACGTTCTCGGGAGAAAGGAGCTCTTACCAGAAAACGTGAGAAAAGCGGCTGAAGATGCTGAAAGAGCGACCAAAAAGTACAGTAACTACTATCTAAACATAGCTCTCGCCTACGGCGGGAGGAGTGAAATTGTAGATGCAATCAGAAAAATAGTTGAGAACTTGGAGCAAGGAGAGATAAGGAAGGAAGATATTAACGAAGAGCTCCTTAAAAAGTATCTCTACGTCCCAAATATGAGCGATCCTGATATCGTAATAAGGACTGGAGGAGAGATAAGGATAAGCAACTTCCTTTTGTATCAAATAGCATACAGCGAGCTTTTCTTTGTCGATGTGTACTTCCCAGAGTTCAGGAAAATCGACTTTTTAAGGATAATAAGAGAATACCAAAAGAGGCAGAGAAGGTTTGGACGCTAA
- the coaBC gene encoding bifunctional phosphopantothenoylcysteine decarboxylase/phosphopantothenate--cysteine ligase CoaBC produces MLHHVELIHATKSKKLLGKKIVLAIPGSIAAVECVKLARELIRHGAEVHAVMSESAQKIVHPYAMEFATGNKVVTEITGFIEHVELCGEHDKKADLVLVCPATANTISKIACGIDDTPVTTVVTTAFAHTPIMIAPAMHATMYEHPIVKENIEKLKRVGVEFIGPRFEEGKAKVASIDEIIYYVIKKLHKKDLEGKRVLITAGATREYLDPIRFITNKSSGKMGVALAEEAELRGAEVTLIKTKGSVPSFVENQIEVETVEEMLQAIESELKSKEYDIVILAAAVSDFTPKEKAQKKIKSGKELILELVPTPKIIQRVKEIAPDVFLVGFKAEYGVGEEELIAQARRQIEKAKSDVVIANRGEVAFGSEVNEVYWITGESYEKLPLMSKRELAEKIWDKIVGIL; encoded by the coding sequence ATGCTCCATCACGTTGAATTAATTCATGCTACAAAGAGTAAAAAGCTCTTGGGAAAGAAAATTGTTTTGGCAATTCCGGGGAGCATAGCGGCAGTAGAGTGCGTAAAGCTTGCGCGCGAATTAATAAGGCATGGCGCTGAGGTCCACGCTGTTATGAGCGAGAGCGCCCAAAAGATAGTGCACCCATACGCAATGGAGTTTGCAACGGGGAATAAAGTTGTCACAGAAATCACGGGCTTCATCGAGCACGTTGAGCTATGTGGTGAGCATGATAAGAAAGCGGACCTCGTTTTAGTTTGTCCAGCAACTGCTAACACAATCTCAAAGATAGCCTGTGGCATTGATGATACACCTGTAACAACGGTTGTAACAACGGCTTTTGCCCACACGCCAATAATGATAGCTCCAGCGATGCACGCAACAATGTACGAGCATCCCATAGTCAAAGAGAACATTGAAAAGCTTAAGAGAGTTGGAGTAGAGTTCATAGGGCCGCGCTTTGAGGAGGGAAAAGCTAAAGTTGCGAGCATTGATGAGATTATCTACTACGTCATTAAAAAGCTCCACAAGAAAGACCTAGAAGGCAAGCGGGTTTTAATTACTGCTGGAGCCACAAGAGAATACCTCGATCCCATACGCTTCATCACAAACAAGAGCAGCGGAAAAATGGGGGTCGCTTTGGCGGAAGAGGCGGAGCTCAGAGGTGCTGAGGTTACTTTAATAAAAACCAAGGGAAGTGTGCCGAGCTTTGTTGAGAACCAAATCGAAGTCGAGACGGTTGAAGAGATGCTCCAAGCAATTGAAAGTGAGCTTAAGAGCAAGGAATATGATATTGTGATTTTGGCAGCTGCTGTGAGCGACTTCACTCCAAAAGAAAAAGCCCAGAAGAAGATAAAGAGCGGAAAGGAACTAATTCTTGAACTTGTGCCAACGCCAAAGATAATTCAAAGGGTTAAGGAGATTGCTCCAGACGTGTTCTTGGTAGGATTTAAAGCAGAATATGGTGTTGGTGAAGAGGAGCTAATAGCTCAAGCAAGGAGACAGATAGAGAAGGCTAAAAGCGACGTTGTAATTGCCAACAGGGGAGAAGTGGCCTTTGGAAGTGAAGTGAACGAAGTCTACTGGATTACGGGAGAAAGCTATGAAAAGCTTCCACTGATGAGCAAGCGCGAGCTGGCAGAGAAGATTTGGGACAAGATAGTCGGGATTCTTTAG